GAACTCGAGGATCATGAGACTGAGGCTTCTGATTGGTTGGTAACATCCATCACCGCTAGCAGtttgaaattcgaattttgTGTCAAACCCAAAgtaatgttataaaaataaagtgtgaacttccattttaattaaaacaaaatagactAAAATTATTCCAAATCGATAGCAAAAAAGTGTTAATcgcattaaaaaattcaaatcgttGTTCGCATTTTTAAGCGCCATCTTTTTCCGGTCTTAAAAAACGCCCTCATGGCATCCCTGCTTTCTCAAATCCATAGCCTACGTAAGGCTATGCTCAAATTTgactgatttttatttcagcttCGGCTTCAAAACATGTAAGCATGGTCTGTGTGTATCAAGAATtcgaaacttaaaaaataatcttcgAAATATCGTATTGTCCCCTTTATTCTTTATAAATAGAAACGAGAAGAATTTGCACGACAAGATTGCAAGAAAGTAAGttcattttagtttattttcacTACAAAACCTGTGTTTATTAACTTGAGGTTTCCAGGATAGGAATCTCAAAATGGACCTAAGAAAATCATGGCTGATATCTGAGAATGATTACAAGGAGGCAAAAATAGCAGAAGTGAAAGAGTACACTGAGAATAAGCAAGGCAGTGTGGCTCAAAAAAGTCCACAGAGTGACAACGGTGGTAATTTCCCCAACTTGTTGAAAACAGGTCAGAATAAGCGGATAGCAAATCAGGTAGTGTCTTAAAGATTGTGTTAGTTCCACAAATCcagtatttgatttttatctaTTTCTTAGTTACCTCCAGAAGAATTTTTGCCGGAGGATGTGCAACTTTTGCAGAGGATGAATAGAGTCCTTCATGTggataacattaaaaaaacattggtCTGCGTGAAACTTGAAAAGGATTACAATCACCTTAAAGGCATTAGTAAAAATGGtgcataaaataatttttttgttttaaattttatttttcttccatcagaTAAGATTTCTGAAatcgaaagggaaaatgaaaaacgtcGTGAGGAATCTAATCTTCTACTTCAAAATGCTCTGGATGAAATTTCTTCACACCAACTAAAATCAGAGAATTCCAAAGCTTGCAAACTTAATCTAGCTGATCTAAAATTGAATGAGGGTAATCCAAACGATATTCCCGAGAGGCAAAAACTCATAAAGGCAAGAtagcagaaaagaaaacatccgaaaaatattgaacttgtgtgtttatttttatttttccaatatttttctcccGTAGGAACTACGTGATTTGAAATATATGAACGAGGAATTGCAGCGTAAAGAAACTCAAGGGCGTCGCCAACTTAAGATCTACGAAGAAAAGTATGGGTTATTCTTATCATCACCTCGTTTCACGCTTAACCGTTTAATCTTTTGATTTAGGTACCAGTTTTTTGAAGATATAGTCCACAACAGTTCGATATACTTGGATGAATCTAAGAAGCAGTTGGACGCCTCGCTGTCTAAGATCAAAATGTTGGAATCAGAGCTTGAAACCTGGAAGAATTACTGCTTCGAATACGAGGAGTTGGTATTAGTTCAACACGACAGGTAAACATTATTGTATTACAATTGTGATTGCTTATTAATTCCATTATTATTCTGATGAATTCCACAAATTTACAGGCAGTTGCAAAATGGGATACGATCAGAGCCAAATGCATCTTCTCAGAGAACCAGAAATCAGCTTGATCCAACCTTCATTAATAAcgcaattttcaaatatttaaaacccAAGGTAAGCCactttgatttcctttgtaGTCCAACCTATGATTTATTaaatcttaaagaaaaattacatgaTTTTTGCAGGGAAATCCCAACTGACAATTTGCAATCTTGCGTCCTTCAAAGTTAACAGACGTGTTACCAAACAAAGATACAGAAAGTTACATACGGATAGGCGGGAtgaaactctttttctcttatttcgtTCATTTGATTGCATGTTTTCGATGGCGAGTGATTTAAACTTAACAAACTCTAAGTTGGGCAATGTCGATAAAGTTTAATAACTTTGAAGATTGTTCCAAGTTACCATTACCAATTACCATATTTGCCCACTATTTtgtaaatgtttatttttaatgccACCAATGAAACCCCAATAAACTACAAGTTTCGTCCATATCGACTTGACATCTTCCCTCtattttgacgttttttttacacaacagAGCGTATTCGCACATTCGCCTTTTATCTATTCTAGATAAGGGTATCTCGTGGCACTCGTGACATAGACAAAGACCATGGTCTTTGTCTATGCTCGTGAGTCGCTCgagtcattttattttatctaaATATTTTAGCCTTAATCActtttattaatgaaaaatagTGAAAATCTCATTCGTGATTCGTTATTGCATCAATTGTTATATTTTGAATTCTCTAATCTCTATCCTTGGTAATAGCATTTGGAAAATTGGCAACATGGCAACATGCTTACTGCTTCGTTTACTTTCTGACGAGTGACTgctaactaaaaacaaaaaaaacccaaatacTTTTAcgagattttaagcaattttcGTTTGTATGTTCACAGGTATCTTTCCATTCTCACTTCTGTTTATTGCTGATAATGCCTTGTAAGGACTTGAGATCAATTTATAGAATTCCTAAGTTGGGGTCATCATGTCTTAGTGTAAATAGTGATGTTGGTAACTGAATAATAGCCTACTGCTGGGCTGTCAGCAGGTAGCCCAGTTTTTGCCCACACGTTCcagttttcttcaacaccTTCTTTCTAGTATTTGTATAGATTGAAATTTTAAGTCTTAGAGTGAGACCAGAGGAGACATTAAATTGGGAAAATTGTAAGTCGCTCACTGTCACTATTGAacaaggaatttttaaaactaactACGAGGGAatacttattattatgtatGCAACTCCTAATTTGAGTAATTTCTTGTtgattaaaagtaaaatgacaatttttttcatcatcatagAATTCTTTTACAATATCAAGAGCCGTTtttactttatatttttttttcttttacttcttcttatAGCCTTGAAaccttttctgatttttctttttaccctcAAATACATTACTTTTCATTCAGTTACTGACACCGGAGTAAGGTCGTGATAATTCAGCCATTTGTATTTAATCGAATGTTAACGAATTCGTCTAGCAAATAAGTACATTCAAATATTAATGTAGGCAAAGAAATGTCATCTTAGATAGGTAAAGTAGTATATAATTAATATTATGCTATCAATAGCGactctgtaatttaaaaaattgtttttttttttttatcctgttCCAGCGAAAGTTTAACAAGCCGGGCATCCTCCATGGCCACCACCATATCCACCGCCGAATCCGCCGTAggaaccaccaccaccgacagCTGTAGCTTGAGCGGCCTGGGCGGCGGAATAGGCCTTGTTGGCCGCTTGCTGGGCAGCGGCAAGATCAGCTAGTGAAGCCTGTTGCTTGTAAGCCAAAGCCTGGGCGTTCGCTTGGGCTTGGTAAGCCATCTGAGATTGGGTGAAATAGTTAgttaattttaagttaattttattttgaagtgcATTAATCTGTAAGTTTCATTAATAGATTTTGTTGTCACCTGAGCTTGAGTGGCTTGCTGAGCTTGGGCTGCTTGAAGAGAAGCGACAGCCTGGGCAGCATGTGACTGAGCGGCCTTGGCGGCAGCTGCCAAAGCTTGAGCCTGCTGCAAAGCCTGGACCTTGGTGGCTTCGGCAGCTTGAACGGCCTGTGCAGCTTGAGCAGCCTGGGCAGATTCAGCGAATGCGGCGGCTTGGGCAGCTTGGGCGGCCTGTGAAATTTGAGCAGCCTGGGCTTGCTTGGCCGCAACTACGGCTTGGGCTTGTTGGGCAGCTTGAACAGCTTGGGCTGCGAGGGATGCTTGCGCTTGTTGGGCGGCCTGAGCTGCGGCACCGGCCTGGGCGTTTTGGGCTGCTTTTGCCACATTAGCGGCCTGTTGAGCGATGGCTGCAGCTCCGCCATAACCTACCCCATATCCACCTGCTCCTCCACCGGCACCTCCACCGTATCCTCCGCTACCACCGCCTCCATATCCGCCTCCTCCACTTGCGAATCCACGTTTATCCTAAAgcaaatgttgttgtttttttaacactcCACAGTACTTTTGTAGGTTACTTGGAACATACTCTTGTAACGTCGTCAACTTCTATATCCTTAGTTTCCGTTTTGCTATCCTTTTCAGCCGTGACCATCAACACGAATCCTGCAGTAAACATTGCCTTAAAATAAGGTAGAAAGTTAATTATAATTCCATTACTTACCAATTACGCAAACTAATGCTGCCTGAAATCTCATCTTGATTTTGTAAAGGTTAGGGCACTGTGGAGCTGAAGAAGTGTTGTTGAGGACTTGCTGGTTAGTGATCTACTATAACGTTGAAGTCACCCCGAGTTGCCTTAAATAGATGACATTCCGGTCGGTTGCTCTTTGGGCTCACTTTAATGTTCCGTTGATTGTTTTATTCGCTTCGTCATTCAACGCCGGTCTTGTCCATATCAATGAAAACCCCTTCAAGCGGCCAAAGTAGGGTAAAAGAAagacttttcctttttgttttagcaATAGATGCTGGAACTGTTTCTCTTCCTTcctcaacaaaaaacaattttgtccAGAAAAATCGGGGGTGCCCGATCTTTTGTCCAACCGAAAGTGAGATCgactaaaatatttcaaacttcACCCACGCGCAAACGTGCTGTATTCTTATGGAGAAAATAAGAACCAAACTGGCCCATGAAATGTGACagttcatcttttatttcctaTTGAAAGTTATAAGAGAGAGTTAAATTTCCTATAAAGTTCTCAATCTATTCGAGTCGATAGAGAAAGCTGCATGTCAATTCTTATAGGGCTATAGACTGCAACAAACATTATATCTGAAGTAAATTGAAGCATTTAATTATAACATTCTCGTATTAAAAATGGAGATGAAATGTATTTAATCCACGCTTTTAGACGAAActgtattatatttttatttgtgttcacATGGTTTCTCTACAATCGATACAGATGGTGACGAAATAAAGCAACCAATAAGATGACCGAGGGGATTTATTCAATCGTCAAAGAAGTACCGGACACAGGTATATGATTATGACTTTCGAGTTATCTTTGCCACCTCTAAGCCAAACTTTCTGGTGTTATCTCTTCTAGACCGTCACCTACATTGCACAAGTCGGCGAAGTTACATGACTGTGCCCACACAACAATATCTTCTCCAGGATTTTCCCCGTTTGGAAGAGGCTCATCTTCACAACCGCgtaagaaactaaaaatggTCCCTAAATTTTTTACACGAGAGTTTATTACCTGCGAAGGTCTTGACTACTCTTTGACTACTTatctttatttaaattttacctgggTCTGATTTGTACTCAAGACGACGAATTGTGCAGTATTTGTATTTGCATTGCACGATGGGGTTATTGGTAACCGCAGCGGGATTCGTTTTGCAAGCGTCATCTGCTCCTCCTTGACTGACACAAGTTTAGCACAGTAGTtcaccta
The window above is part of the Daphnia pulex isolate KAP4 chromosome 3, ASM2113471v1 genome. Proteins encoded here:
- the LOC124190102 gene encoding uncharacterized protein LOC124190102, encoding MDLRKSWLISENDYKEAKIAEVKEYTENKQGSVAQKSPQSDNGGNFPNLLKTGQNKRIANQLPPEEFLPEDVQLLQRMNRVLHVDNIKKTLVCVKLEKDYNHLKDKISEIERENEKRREESNLLLQNALDEISSHQLKSENSKACKLNLADLKLNEGNPNDIPERQKLIKELRDLKYMNEELQRKETQGRRQLKIYEEKYQFFEDIVHNSSIYLDESKKQLDASLSKIKMLESELETWKNYCFEYEELVLVQHDRQLQNGIRSEPNASSQRTRNQLDPTFINNAIFKYLKPKGNPN
- the LOC124189727 gene encoding glycine, alanine and asparagine-rich protein-like; the protein is MRFQAALVCVIGFVLMVTAEKDSKTETKDIEVDDVTRDKRGFASGGGGYGGGGSGGYGGGAGGGAGGYGVGYGGAAAIAQQAANVAKAAQNAQAGAAAQAAQQAQASLAAQAVQAAQQAQAVVAAKQAQAAQISQAAQAAQAAAFAESAQAAQAAQAVQAAEATKVQALQQAQALAAAAKAAQSHAAQAVASLQAAQAQQATQAQMAYQAQANAQALAYKQQASLADLAAAQQAANKAYSAAQAAQATAVGGGGSYGGFGGGYGGGHGGCPAC